The Anopheles gambiae chromosome 2, idAnoGambNW_F1_1, whole genome shotgun sequence genomic sequence GGGACAAGTATCTGTACATGTATCTGCGGCAGCTGAAGCCCGTCTTTAACTATCGCGAGGAGGATCTCGAGCGGAACATTATCATGATCGGACCCGGGACAGGCGTTACGCCGTACATTGGCTTCCTGGAGTATCGCAAGCAGGCGAAGGGTGGTTCCACCCGCAAGACGAAAATGGGTTCGGCCTGGTTGCTGACCAGCTGCCGGTACCAGGACCGCAACTATCTGTACGAGCACGAGCTGAAGGGCTTCATGCAGGCCGGCGTGTTGGATCGATTGCATGTGGCGTCGTCCCGGGACGAGGACAGCCAGTACAAGTACGTGCAGGACATTATCGAGGATAGGAAGGAGGAGCTGGTCGAGCTGCTGCTTGACGACGCCACCAAGCTGTACCTCTGCGGGGAGGGGCGCACCATGTTGCCCCGCATTCAGGACACGATAGTGACGTGCATGAGCAAGGTGAAGTCGATGCCGAAATCGGAAGCGGCCGATCTGCTGGCGGAGTATCGAAAGACGGGCAAGTATCTGTACTACTCGATGATACGATACTGATACGGATAGGTTCACGCCCGTGTGTAGAAAAGTCATTGCATgtataaaaacagaaaatccCATATTTATAACTGACaaccgctgattagtttgtaATAAACGATTTCGGACAGACACTAGGTGAATGTTGGGTTGTTTGCCAAAACCATTTACCCATTGCCGCTTAAAATGTTAATTCGAATTGGATGTGATACCAAAGTAAGTAACATACCTGAGCATAGCAAAACCGTCGGAAAGCGTCGGCTTCAGGCGTAcccctttttttattgcttcactTTCTTCTTCAACTGCCGGTACATTTCTATGACATTTTGCTGCTCCCGTTCAATCTTCATTCTCGCCGCGATCGGTAGCTTCTTGCGCTTTCCTTTGAGATCTactttcgtttctttttccttctttttggaCGATTTCTTCAGCACCGGCTCCTCTTCCTCCGCTTGCTTTTGTCCAAGCAATGAGCTAAGCAGCAGACTTTTGCTTCCAGGCTGAAAAGGCACGAGAAACAACGATCATTTCAAACGATACCGATTTTGCCGTGTGAATAAGGCTCAACCTACCCGTGGTGCACCTTCCCTGGTGGCTCGCCGGGGTAGCGTGTGCAGTGATGGCGGTTCCTTGACTACCTCGCCGAACGGCACCCGTTCGTACTGGAACTCTTTCAGCAGCAGATCTTCCTCCTCTCGCCGTCGTTCTAGCGCTTTCTGCTTCTTCAGTGCCTTCTGTTCCGCTAACTGCGCTTTGCGCGTTTTGGCAGCATCGGCCGCCTTACTTTTCTTCGCGCTAGTCTTGCCCGAGCTTTCATCGCTTATTTTTTGCAACATACCATCCACCTCGATGCCCTTCCGTTTAACTACACGAATTGCACCGGATTTGTCATCGTGTTCCACCTCCACGCCAAATTTGGTACCAATCCGGGCCTCTACCTCGCGGTCCTCCTGCACCCTTCCGACACGGTTCAGGAACGCCTCCTCCGATTCCCGGGGACGCTTTTCGATTACCGTGCTGCCTATGCGCAGTTTTGACTTTTGCTTTGAACGGCTGGTCTTTTGatttggctggctggcttcaTTGGCCATGGCCATGAAGCGCTTGAAACGGTTCGACACTTCTTGCACATCGTGCTCCTTCGGTGGATTATTTATCTTATCTTTGATGCTGCCAAGTGGGATAGAAACGAAAACTATGTAAATTTATCGTTTATTAACAAGATGCGTTGTTGTTTACTTACGAAGCTTCCTTCTCGGCGAGCCGTTTAAGCGGATCACGAACACCATGCCGCTTTGGAACTGGGATTTTACGATGCGTTGGCCCGAATCGTCCCATTCTGCAGCAGATATATTGGAGCTTTGTCTGTACGAATCGAGGTAATTGGCTTCAAATTGAGTTTTTAACTGTTCGGAACAGTTTTATCGGGCAAACGAGTCCACTTGTTGGCTCTTCTCGGGAAAGCAGTTTATCAACAACATTGCACCGCATGCGAGCGAGGACTGCCATCTTTGACAGTTTGCCAGCATCGCATAACGCGTGCTGGCAACACTTCTCTTTTCAAATTTCCATATTGGACGAATTTTCATCGATGTAAGGAACATTATCAAACCCTATGAGTTGATTTAAGTGTAGGTTTTTAGATACCATTAGGTTTATTTAAAAGAgttttccacaaaaaaaaaaaaatagacgaCATAGTGTTGTAATGCATAGGGATCATCGGTACATACTGGCAACACTGATCATGGTTTGACAGGCaacgtggttttgttttgtttacgttttctAGCCGCGAATCGGCCCGACCATTCCTAACTTGCACCATGTCTACGGAAGTTTTGCTAgaatttgaaggaaaaaagttAACGCTACCCGCTCTACCATCCAGTTACATCGTCCTGGAAGAAAATACAGTAAATATTCACCATAGCCGTACAGATTTCCAGCACCTTATTCAATCTGTTCCATCTGTTTCACAGGACCATGCCCCACTGCCGGTAGCTCACCTGCAGGCGCATGTGACTCAACCATTTGGAGCGAGCAATGTTCTGGAAGCTTGTGTTTCTAATCTCACGACCATTGTTGAAGGTGAAGATGTGAAAACTGTGCACGATTTAACATTAAGCTATCCGCCTGACACAGGCCATCGACATTGGCCGGGTGACACGATAGGAATTTTATCCTACAACACGGATGCCGACGTCGAGTTCCTGCTTGCCCGGTTGAATCTGCTGTCCAAAGGTGATGTCGTTTGGAAAGTAGGTATCGACAAAAAGACAACTAAAAAAGCTGCCAAGGTTCCGGCGTTTGTGCCTGCTGTAGTCAGTTATCGACGGCTGATAAAGGAGTGTTTGGATCTGCATGCAGTTCCCAAGAAGGTAAGTGCAGTAGTGCCGCAAATACCTTAAACTTCAACGAACCATTAAAACTATTGGAAATCGCATTGCAGCTTCTGATTCGTTCGCTAACACCATTCActaccgacgacgacgatcgcCGCTTTCTGGAAATTTTATGCTCCAAAGAGGGAAACGCTGCATACGAGCAGACCGTTCAGAAGGGAAAAGGAATCATCTCACTGCTTCAACTAGTGCCGTCCTGTCGTCCAACGGTCGCATTGCTAATAGAGCACCTTCCAAGGCTCATGCCACGACCCTACTCGATAGCCAATGCTTACCGCGAGGGGGCCAGCCCAACAACTGTACGATTTATCTTCTCGCACAATGCAGAAAATCCCGGCATTACCACCTCGCACCTAAGAGCGTTAGGTAAAGGAGCGACGGTACACTTCTACTTCCGCCAGAGCAGTGCCTTTGTCTACGAGCAGCGCGATCTAAGGCGAAACATTATAATGGTAGGAACCGGCACGGGAATGTCACCGTATCTGTCCTTCCTTCAGCTGCGTGCAGACGCCCGCGCCCGAGGCGAAACGCTTGGTCGAGCCGAATTGATCGTGGGATTTCGCTATCGAGACCGTGGCTACCTCTGCAAGGCTGAAGTGGAAGAGTATCTGGAAACGGGCGCGCTGGACGCGTGCTACGAAGCTTTTTCACGCGATCCCAACGCACGGCATAAGTATGTGCAAAGTCAGATGAAGGAAAATGGTACGAAAATTGTTGAAAACATCCACAATCCACACGCGACGCTGTACGTGTGCGGCGATTCGAAGGTTCTTTTGCCGCAGATAACGGAAACCGTGATCGACATCCTTGCCGAAGCACCGGGAGCAGAGGACAGGGATGCGATCAAGACATTGATTGGCAGGCTAAAGAAGGAGGGTAAATATCGCGAAGATGTTTGGCTGTGAAGGGATAGCTTAAAGCGTAATGGCCAATAAATTCAAGCTCCAACTGGAGCTTTATtttatgaaaagtgaaattaaaAGATCAACTTACCTTACCAGCAGTATGATACATACATCTACTTCTTGCGATTCGGATTTTCGGATGGTTTTACACTGTGTAATAACAGAAAACCCGTGCTACATCGTCCTATCACAAACTATATTCTATACATAAAACGTTTAACAATATTGCCAAAAAAGTACTACAAAAATGTCCAGTATCGAATGCTATTTACGTGTGTGAATGGTTGTGCATGGTTGCGGTTGTTACGttcgttgaaaaaaaaatgaaagaaggaaaataCTTCAAAAACATCCATAGCTAATACCGAATAATATCCTATCGTCGTCATTCGTTTCGCACTTTCATTTACACCGACGAATGCTGCAAAAGAATGTTGTAATTCAATGTCCCCTAAGATCATCACTGCATCATTCCTACTAAATGCTTGATACATATGCAGTGGTGCTTGGCAGCACGACGCTACGTGCGCGCTTGGTAATGTAATGTGGCTCCTTCCCCCTACCTGgttacactcacacacacactttccttAACCTTGTAATACGTATAAAAATACATGCgctttttatattaaaaaaaaaacaaatagcattCAAAAGCATATACCGCATTGGTGCGAATGTTTGTCCATCAGAtacgaattaaaaaaaagaagcaagcttTCTCGCTGTAAGTGCCCTAGGTAGAGTACCCTTACGTTATCGGTCGGGCTGGATTGATTGTGATGGTTTGTTTGCCAGGGGGCCTATGTACCTATTTACACTAGtaaaacagcaacagaaacGCATGCTGCCGATTTATTGCCCACAATGGATGCATTTCGATTAAATGGAAATCAATACCTCTCCGGCCCTCTTCTATGTACAAAATGTAGTAATAGTAATTCAAACACGCACCCCTAAACAATACTTCTTTTCCCAAATGTTTTCCACCTTCTGGCGGTTGCTGACCGACCGACCTTCTCAATGCACACGCAAAACAAATGGACCGCCCCTACTACAATCTGCTGGACGGTAATTCTCCGATCGTCAAACCCTAAATATGGCCTGGGATAGTGTTACACTGTACATGGACGATGTTGCAGATGCAGACGCTCCTCCGTTTTTACAATTCAAAAGAGACGCAAGAAGTTCACGTGTTTCAGTACAGTGTCAAGTATCAGTTGCGTGAAGGGTGGTGCTGGCTGCTTTTCTTGTGTCGTACGGGGGGCCAAAGCACGTAACGTCTCTATCAGGGCCTAATATGTAACGCGGGCGATGTCTAGGCACtctggagggggggggggggggggggggggggaggggcggCACGCGGAAGACGTTAGCAATTCGATTCATGTTAGTTCTCTCTGGAGGGTTTTCGATGGCGTTTATGCGAAACATGTGCTACATATGGTGTTGCGTGGTGTATTGTTGCGGCGTTGGGAGTTTTTCGGCTTCCTCGTGTGGCTTTACAAGCTgctgtgagtgtgagtgtgcacgATCGGGAAACCCCCTTCCCTGCAAAGTGGTCCAacacccgcagcagcagcgtccaCAAATACTGTTCAAGGCAATCAACTTGCGCGCGCTGACCGCGGGGAATGTGCTCAAAGCCTTGCTTGAGCACCTCACACACTGCCAGCCCAAATGATGGCTGCCCTTCGGCaatattaaaacattattgtgTTTCATTGATTAAGGCTACGCATGGTTCG encodes the following:
- the LOC1281329 gene encoding coiled-coil domain-containing protein 137 codes for the protein MGRFGPTHRKIPVPKRHGVRDPLKRLAEKEASIKDKINNPPKEHDVQEVSNRFKRFMAMANEASQPNQKTSRSKQKSKLRIGSTVIEKRPRESEEAFLNRVGRVQEDREVEARIGTKFGVEVEHDDKSGAIRVVKRKGIEVDGMLQKISDESSGKTSAKKSKAADAAKTRKAQLAEQKALKKQKALERRREEEDLLLKEFQYERVPFGEVVKEPPSLHTLPRRATREGAPRPGSKSLLLSSLLGQKQAEEEEPVLKKSSKKKEKETKVDLKGKRKKLPIAARMKIEREQQNVIEMYRQLKKKVKQ
- the LOC5667537 gene encoding methionine synthase reductase translates to MSTEVLLEFEGKKLTLPALPSSYIVLEENTDHAPLPVAHLQAHVTQPFGASNVLEACVSNLTTIVEGEDVKTVHDLTLSYPPDTGHRHWPGDTIGILSYNTDADVEFLLARLNLLSKGDVVWKVGIDKKTTKKAAKVPAFVPAVVSYRRLIKECLDLHAVPKKLLIRSLTPFTTDDDDRRFLEILCSKEGNAAYEQTVQKGKGIISLLQLVPSCRPTVALLIEHLPRLMPRPYSIANAYREGASPTTVRFIFSHNAENPGITTSHLRALGKGATVHFYFRQSSAFVYEQRDLRRNIIMVGTGTGMSPYLSFLQLRADARARGETLGRAELIVGFRYRDRGYLCKAEVEEYLETGALDACYEAFSRDPNARHKYVQSQMKENGTKIVENIHNPHATLYVCGDSKVLLPQITETVIDILAEAPGAEDRDAIKTLIGRLKKEGKYREDVWL